The following proteins are encoded in a genomic region of Lachnospiraceae bacterium KM106-2:
- a CDS encoding periplasmic [Fe] hydrogenase large subunit, translating into METITMKINGTDYTVPKDSTILEAARIAHIDIPTLCFLKDINEIGACRICMVEVKGARNLVASCVYPVAEGMEVWTNTKRVLNSRKKTLQLLLSNHNKSCLSCVRSGNCELQTLCHELGVEEEHLYEGEKQSFEIDDSAAHMYRDNSKCILCRRCVAACEKVQGIGVIGPNERGFATNIGCAFEMDLANTSCVNCGQCISVCPTGALSEKDDIDTIFEAIQDPDKFVIVQTAPAVRAGLGEEFEYPIGTDVEGKMVAALRRLGFYKVFDTDFAADLTIMEEAHELFERIEHKGTLPMITSCSPGWIKFCEHYYPDLIEHLSTCKSPQQMFGAITKTYYAQKENIDPSKIVMVSVMPCTAKKFEIHREDQDASGFPDVDYSMTVRELARMIKRAGIQFRELPNESFDNPLGMATGAGVLFGATGGVMEAALRTAVYQLTGDFDESPLEFTEVRGMEGIKEASFTAGGITLRVAVVSGLANARVLLDKIKNHDAPYDFIEIMGCPGGCVNGGGQPQVSARIRNFIDIRPLRAKVLYDLDQANFLRKSHENPVIKQLYHEYLNEPGSELAHKILHTKYVKRSINNY; encoded by the coding sequence ATGGAAACTATAACAATGAAAATAAATGGCACCGATTACACGGTTCCAAAAGACTCAACCATACTGGAAGCCGCCCGGATTGCTCATATCGATATTCCGACTTTATGTTTTCTAAAAGATATTAATGAAATTGGTGCTTGCCGAATCTGTATGGTTGAAGTAAAAGGTGCTCGAAATCTAGTGGCATCCTGTGTCTATCCTGTTGCTGAAGGAATGGAAGTCTGGACAAACACCAAACGTGTCTTAAACTCCAGAAAGAAAACACTCCAACTTCTATTATCTAATCATAATAAGAGCTGCCTTTCCTGTGTACGAAGCGGTAATTGTGAATTACAGACACTCTGCCATGAGCTTGGTGTGGAAGAGGAACATTTATATGAAGGTGAAAAACAAAGTTTTGAAATTGATGACAGTGCAGCTCATATGTACCGTGATAATAGTAAATGCATCTTATGTCGTCGCTGCGTTGCTGCATGTGAAAAGGTTCAAGGAATCGGAGTGATCGGACCAAACGAACGTGGATTTGCAACTAATATCGGCTGCGCCTTTGAAATGGATTTAGCTAATACAAGCTGTGTAAACTGTGGACAATGTATCTCTGTATGCCCAACTGGAGCACTCTCAGAAAAAGATGATATTGATACGATCTTTGAAGCAATCCAAGATCCTGATAAGTTCGTTATCGTTCAAACTGCACCTGCTGTCCGTGCCGGACTCGGTGAAGAATTTGAATATCCAATTGGTACTGACGTGGAAGGTAAAATGGTAGCTGCTTTAAGACGCCTTGGATTTTATAAAGTATTTGATACTGACTTCGCTGCTGATCTTACCATTATGGAGGAAGCACATGAATTATTTGAACGGATTGAGCATAAAGGTACTCTTCCAATGATCACCTCTTGCTCTCCTGGCTGGATTAAATTCTGTGAACACTACTACCCTGATCTCATAGAACACCTTTCTACCTGCAAATCTCCACAGCAAATGTTTGGTGCAATTACGAAGACGTATTACGCACAGAAAGAAAATATCGATCCATCTAAGATTGTTATGGTAAGTGTAATGCCATGCACAGCAAAGAAATTCGAAATCCATCGTGAAGATCAAGATGCTTCTGGTTTTCCTGATGTTGATTACTCCATGACAGTACGAGAACTAGCACGTATGATCAAACGAGCCGGAATCCAATTTCGTGAACTACCAAATGAATCCTTTGATAATCCACTCGGTATGGCTACTGGAGCCGGCGTTCTCTTTGGCGCTACAGGCGGGGTTATGGAAGCTGCTCTACGTACTGCTGTCTACCAATTAACTGGAGACTTTGATGAGAGTCCTCTTGAATTCACAGAGGTTCGTGGCATGGAAGGGATCAAAGAAGCCTCTTTTACTGCAGGCGGAATCACCCTTCGAGTTGCAGTTGTATCTGGACTAGCCAATGCAAGAGTCCTACTTGATAAAATAAAAAATCATGATGCCCCTTATGACTTTATTGAAATTATGGGATGTCCGGGTGGATGTGTAAACGGCGGCGGTCAGCCTCAGGTATCAGCTCGTATTCGAAACTTTATTGATATTCGTCCTTTACGTGCAAAAGTCCTATATGACCTCGATCAAGCAAACTTCCTGCGTAAATCACATGAGAATCCAGTTATAAAACAACTCTATCATGAGTATTTAAATGAACCTGGAAGTGAGCTAGCACATAAAATACTACATACTAAATATGTAAAAAGATCAATAAATAACTATTAA
- a CDS encoding NAD-reducing hydrogenase subunit HoxF, producing the protein MYRSHVLVCGGTGCTSSGSQEIILALQTELKKQGLEKEVCVVQTGCHGLCALGPIMIVYPEASFYSMVKVDDIPEIVEEHLLKGRVVKRLLYDETLTDDGVRSLSDTDFYRHQHRIALQNCGVINPENIDEYIGTHGYEALGKVLTELTPDDVIKTLLDSGLRGRGGGGFPTGLKWKFAKASENKQKYVCCNADEGDPGAFMDRSVLEGDPHVVLEAMTIAGYTIGSNQGYIYVRAEYPIAVQRLTIAIDQARKYGLLGKNIFDSGFDFDIDLRLGAGAFVCGEETALMTSIEGKRGEPRPRPPFPAVKGLFGKPTLLNNVETYANIPQIILHGAEWFASMGTGKSKGTKVFALGGKINNTGLVEIPMGTTLRTIIEDIGGGIPNGKKFKAAQTGGPSGGCIPTEHLDIPIDYDNLISIGSMMGSGGLIVMDEDNCMVDIAKFFLQFTVDESCGKCTPCRVGTKRLYEILDKITKGKATLEDLDRLEELCYYIKDNSLCGLGQTAPNPVLSTLHYFKDEYLAHVIDKKCPAGVCKALLSYEIDPEKCKGCTLCARICPAGAITGTVKHPHTINKEKCLKCGACMEKCRFGAIQKH; encoded by the coding sequence CCGGAAGTCAGGAAATCATCCTTGCCTTACAAACTGAACTAAAAAAACAGGGCCTTGAGAAAGAAGTATGCGTTGTTCAGACTGGCTGCCATGGTCTGTGCGCCCTCGGTCCTATTATGATAGTCTATCCAGAAGCATCCTTTTACTCTATGGTGAAAGTAGACGATATACCTGAAATTGTAGAAGAACATTTATTAAAAGGCCGTGTTGTAAAACGTCTTTTATATGATGAAACCCTGACAGACGATGGTGTGCGTTCCCTATCAGATACCGACTTCTATCGCCATCAGCATCGAATCGCCTTACAAAATTGCGGTGTTATTAACCCTGAAAATATTGATGAATATATTGGTACCCATGGCTATGAAGCACTTGGCAAAGTACTAACAGAATTAACTCCAGATGACGTAATTAAGACTTTATTAGATAGCGGTCTGCGTGGACGAGGCGGCGGTGGATTCCCTACAGGGCTTAAATGGAAATTTGCTAAGGCTAGTGAAAATAAACAGAAATATGTCTGCTGTAATGCCGATGAAGGCGACCCTGGTGCCTTTATGGATCGTAGCGTACTTGAAGGTGATCCTCATGTCGTCTTAGAAGCAATGACGATCGCCGGCTATACCATCGGATCTAATCAAGGCTATATCTATGTTCGTGCTGAATATCCGATTGCAGTACAGCGTCTTACGATTGCCATTGATCAAGCTCGTAAGTATGGACTCTTAGGCAAAAATATATTTGACAGTGGATTTGACTTTGATATTGATCTTCGTCTCGGTGCTGGTGCTTTTGTATGCGGCGAAGAAACTGCTCTTATGACTTCTATTGAAGGGAAACGTGGCGAACCAAGACCAAGACCTCCATTTCCAGCAGTCAAAGGTCTCTTTGGTAAACCAACCCTGTTAAATAATGTAGAAACCTATGCTAACATCCCTCAGATCATTCTGCACGGCGCTGAATGGTTTGCTTCTATGGGTACAGGAAAGTCAAAAGGGACTAAGGTATTTGCTCTAGGAGGTAAGATCAATAATACTGGGCTTGTAGAAATTCCTATGGGTACTACTCTCCGAACGATCATCGAAGATATTGGCGGCGGTATTCCAAATGGAAAGAAGTTTAAAGCTGCACAAACCGGTGGTCCATCCGGCGGCTGTATTCCAACCGAACATTTAGATATTCCTATTGATTATGATAACTTAATCTCGATCGGCTCCATGATGGGCTCTGGTGGACTTATTGTAATGGATGAAGATAACTGTATGGTTGATATCGCTAAGTTCTTCCTTCAGTTTACCGTTGATGAGTCCTGTGGAAAATGTACTCCTTGCCGCGTTGGCACAAAACGATTATATGAAATTCTTGATAAGATCACCAAAGGAAAAGCTACCCTTGAAGACTTAGATCGTCTTGAGGAACTTTGCTATTACATAAAAGACAACTCTCTTTGCGGACTTGGTCAAACTGCTCCAAACCCAGTATTATCAACCCTACATTACTTTAAAGATGAATATCTTGCGCATGTGATTGATAAGAAATGTCCTGCCGGAGTATGCAAAGCATTACTTAGCTACGAGATCGATCCCGAAAAATGTAAAGGCTGTACTCTCTGTGCTAGAATATGCCCTGCCGGAGCAATTACTGGAACAGTAAAACATCCTCATACTATTAATAAAGAAAAATGTTTAAAATGTGGTGCTTGTATGGAGAAATGTAGATTTGGCGCAATTCAAAAGCACTGA